The genomic DNA taaatgCACCAAActtatagttttatatttatttattatatatatatatatataaatatatatatatatatatataaatatatatatatatatatatatgactttaTTAATGTTTAGCTTGAATTTTTTCTCCAAATCATTCATTattatgttaacattaaatattaaatttaattttacaagttaaaacttattttaaattaattgaatttgaataatattaactaATCATAGTAAATACACCACGACCTAATCCACCTTGTTGTCATCTTTAACCACAAAGGAGTTCATTGATGTCgctatatattataaatgtttctctttcaatattttcaattaagGGTGGTCATAATTTGAAATCTACTCGGGTTAAAATGTTTTCACAAAATCTATCCGGactaacattataataatacaaacaaacaaagtaAACCAACAAAGTAAATCAAGTTTACTGTCGATATTACCTTTTAGTGACTGACAACTATCAATAACGACGGGAAAATATCGTCGTTATTGTCGAAATCAtaccaaatatatttataacttgtTATCAAACTTTGAATGTTTGTTATTTCCCTTAATTTGACAAATTAAAGATAATGGGAAGACAATGTAGTAATTGGAGATTAAGAGTTATCAATTCTTGacatttaaaaactttaaataactATGTTTGAGCAACTTTGTgcaaattagttatatttttataatgttaaataaaaaaataaatgatttaaacttatatactgtaattttaattttaaatttggaaGCAAGAACAAACCTACCGAAAtgattaacaaaatttaattaagaaagagagtaagaaagaggaaaaaaatatcTAACGTGAATGATATACCAGATGACATAGATTAACCTGGTGTTGATTGactttaagtattattatttatatatcgaATATAATCACTgttttcataatataattaaatttattagaatataataatttacGAAAATTAGATTATTGGGTTTAGGGTATGACAATTAATCTCTAccttattttaattacaaaatatgttatataagtTAATGAAACCAACATTATTGAAATTAATaggaaatatataaaatatagagaTTACAACTTTATTAGCATTCCAACATTCCAACATtcattaataaagaaatatctttatttatttttattaaatctagGATCGATCAAGCATAAGCAACGATCACAGATTGAACGGCTGGAATGCAATGAACAGTGTATCGAGAAAAGCCAGCTTTGTTGAGAACATCTTCCCATTGTTTTAGTGTCCTTTCTTTTCCGGTTTCAGTATGAGCCATCATCACCATATCCAACATGAGCCTCACATACTCAAGATCGTCTTCTTCCTTCACCTTCTCTTCCGCTTCCTCGACTCCGACTCCGTCTTCTTTAAGTAACGCCTCAGCTATTATCACCTTTCCTTTGCCTTTCGGAAGAGCATCTTTACAATTCTTCAAGATCTTGATGCAATCTTCATCTCCCCAGTCATGCAGAGTCCACTAGAAGATAGGCAGTGGAAATTGATGACTTAAAATTTAACACAAGTAATAATTGAAACTTTTAATGATGGAAAAAAATGTATGTAGAAATTGATGGCATACCAACTACCATATTAGTGAAGATGGGCTCGTTTCGGTAGCGATTTTAcattttgtcaaaataattaaaataattctattttttaaaaaagtgtgataaaaaaaattgtagcaTTATCTAAGGGTttgtacaaaataaaattacttttttccTTGACATTTACTTTAAGATGTTACATCTAATTTATTCATACTTTTTATaccaacataaataaaatttgttttttcaaaattgaCTATGATTGTGATgatgattattaatattttgttcacCTTCATGAAAATTGCATCAGCTTTTGGAATCATTTTGAACATGTCCCCGCCAACATGTTCAACACCAACACATTCTTTTGCGACGGAAACAACATGTGGAAGATCAAAATTAATGCCACGAATCCACGGAAAAGCCTCCACCAGCAAATTCAGCGTCGTGCCATTCCCTCCACCGACATCCACAACCGACTCCAATCCTTGGAAAACCTCCGGACATCCTCGAATAATAGCTGGCACCGTCAGCCTGGCATCACACGCCATTGCATCGTTGATCATCTTGATACGGTCTGCATTTGCCTCAGCATAGCTCCATACATCCTTGCCGTTGGCTACTTCAAACGCGTGGGATTTGCAGTCAGTTAGGACACTTTTGCTTAGTCCCAACCAGGGTGCCAACATAAAAGGGCTGCTCTGCAACCGAATGAATGAGGCCATGCTTTTGTTATGGTTTCTCATGAGGAGTCGAGAAATAGGAGTTGGGACATAACCCTTTGATTTGGAGCCATCAATTTCTATGGGCTCTTCGCAAAAGATGCGACGATTGACTAAATATCGCATGATGCGGTGGAGGGTGGAAGGGGGACATCCGACGGCTGAGGATAGATCGGAGAGAGTCATGGGGCTATCGGCCACATGGTTTTCGAGGATGTCGGGTATGTCAAGATCAATGGCGCAACGAATTACTGCCATGTCTGCGAAGCCGAATACATAATTCCATATGTTAACTTGGGCATTAGCTTCTTCCTCATTTCTCTTAGccatctctctttctttctatgAATTTGTGTTTTCTCTTTCGATAGACATGTATATTTATAGTGGATCATTATTGATATTGCATACTAAgttttacattaattttaattatgttgcTCAAAATTAACTTTTATGGATTTCAATATGTTGACTTCTCGTTCCATTGAGATACAACttctattttctaaatataaatatatttttttgtgagATCTAATATTAgtaacaaaatgaaaataagaaaaaatttaaggggtaaaaagtcaaaaaataaaaataaatgcaataactttttttaaagtttgttgGATAGGGAGTAGGGACTATATAATTAAGTAGAAATGAATGAATGTTTGTTGTTGGTTGTTTGTTTCCTTTACTTTCTATGTTTGATGATTTTGGCTTGGAGTTTAGTTTTTGTGGGCTTGATTTGGCGTTTTATGAGTTAGATTGGCACGTAATAATGTGGTTGATTTGTtggtatttttgtttttgttaatattagtttgttttccaattttaataatgtattatgtatatgattttcattatattaaaataaatgaaaatataagaaAACTTTTGAATGTGTGTTCatagggatggcaacgggtaccctacccatcgggtagtgaagtactcatccccgaacccgattttcaaATTACTACCCGACCCCGATCCCGAACCCGACaggtatctctatttatatccccatccccgattcACCGGGTACCCGATtcccgacgggtaccccattaccctatattaaatattaaaaaataatattttaattaactaaaattatataaattaaatataatatgttactacaaaatataattaacctacaactattaataaatattatatccttaAACAGAAAATCATTCccactataaaatataaattcattaatactacataatataaattcatccatactacaaaaatacaaataaacttaaaagtgatagaacataatttttaattaaacacaaaaacttcaaaaatcattaaattagttctcacaaaaaaaaaaaacatcctTCTTGAATACACTTCTTCAACACCTTTAATTACAAcctacaaaatcaataaaaaacaatcaacattaacaaatacaaaataGACTAATAACATACCTCAAATGACAaacaattaattacttaaaaaataaggATTTTCTTTTACCTggtcttatatattaatatttttccaaaaatatttataaaaataaataactaatatgttgaactattattctctaaatatagttaaacataatattttaaaaataaaaaactcttttatttttaaactaatatattgaactaaatataaagaacttttaatattttaaaaaaaaaaaaactcttttcaCCCTTTATTTTTGcctttataaaaaatcaatttatttattgtattactttattaaattataaattatttcataaaaaatatttaataatattaatattctattataatttagaacCCTAGTTTATTAGTTGTGAAAATCCATTTAACACttaagataaatttatataatgtttgatgCGGTTTATTTAATCTGAGTCAAATAACTGAtagacatattatatataatgaaagtatGCATAAATCTCTTATCGTATATATCAGTTATGTCTAGTATTGAAGAGATTccacatattaaataaaaagtctatAAATAATGAAAGTATTACTTACCTATTTGTGTTGTAGACTTGTAGTCATGTAGATCTTATAGAAAAAATTAACTTTGTTGCTGTTGAAACGGAAGAAGAAgctagaaaataaatattgaagattaagtaaataaataaatataaaattataaaaattaaagaacagACTAAATATTACTTACTTGCATAGCTATGTAACTTAtgttgaaaaagaagaagttgaagaagataGAAGTTGAAGACTTGAACTCTTGAAATAAGATTGAATGGAGATATATGAGAAGgaaacatttattaaaaattaatgaaattatgttaAGCGTGCATGATGTATGTAGGAAATGATGTCaagagtaatgataaaataattaatatatttatttaatgatagttaattagttagtagttggaatttgataagtcacttaaattttattaatatatattaatatttaatatattcgggtatcgggtatcgggtttggttttccaacactccccatccccgaacccgaacccgatcgggtatcatttttcattctccatccccgaccccgaacccgatttaaaatacccgaacccgatcatcgggtacccacgggtatcgagtatacgggtacccattgccatccaTATGTGTtcacaataataaaattaaaatagtatgTTTGTTCCATAATAGagaaataacatattatatttgatacattattgataatatatatatatatattatgataagtgGGAgcataattgattaaaatgaactactttaaatttaaatttgattggaTGTTAATCAAGGtaaatgttgaaattaattttaatatttgggtacatatattatttaataatgatatattaattattatcataataaagattaaaatttaattaaagtggTCTATTAAAGTATAgagattatgaatttatttagacatttataataaatatgagtatatatttgtgtagaaacTGAAATATCATTTACTATTTCATTGATGAGCCGAATagtaaatgggtatattaggttTAGGTCCTCAACCCAAACATAGATAGTTTACATATTATGTTTTTCTCATCAGACAAAAGGTAGAGGTTTGTTCCTCTCTCAAGAATATTAAAGGGTTATCGATAGAGGATTGAAAGACCTAAACCCCACCTACATCAGTCATTGCTGATCCAAGTCCAGATTCAGAACTGGGAGATCCAAGATCGAGAGAAGATTTGAAGAACAACGAAAAACGACTTAATGAACcatgaaccgttcttcatttAAAGTTTAACGTATGTTTCCGTAACTAAatattatctcaatttatcgacataaattattaagattatagaattaaagaataaatatttagagGCACCTGAAAAATCTATTAGGATTCAAATTCTTAAATTAGAGCTTTAGagtttaaataactttattgtTGTTATTAGTTTTCATAAATCCAAACAATTCTTATTATTTGCAGTCATTTAACtgacttaaaataaattgatatcctgttttataaatattgagtcaattaaataaaatagtaatatcaatataaaattaaggaatttattaatcaaatctACTGTtagtaaatacatttttaagttgaagttaattttattaaatatttaattttacattaagaaaattaattattatcatatattaatttatttttttgtataagttCTTAATCCCTCCCCAGTTTAAGCTCGATCCCGACTTTGACTCATTTGAACGGGTCACGTTTGCTAGCATTTGTATTGAGATTGACTTAACGAGTACAAAACCGGAAAAATTCGTGCTAAGATGTCGGAATGGAAACATGGACACCATTGAGGTCATGTACGAGCAGCCGGAAAAAGAGGACGGGGAAAAACAAAAGAAGATTGTGGCCACCCCCGAATAAGAGAATGACAAGGCGATCAAgaaatcatatattaaaatccttaaaacaaatgaaatctgttaggatttgtatttcccgaccagcttgaaacaatctataaaaatgcaagaaagaaggaAAATAAATTGTCTTAAATCTtaagaatgataatttattttatttgattatgccttctattatattatatttaaatataatcaaaatttattgcaataatattttgatgtaattatattttacataatgTATTaagaaaattgtaatatatattattttgtgtaagttatatatatatatagtataaataatttaaatataagttttattggTCATTTTCTAGATTATTGttgtaaaattttttattatttatatatgactaTGAACTGTGATAATTTTACCGCAGTTAAAAATAATTCCATTAAAATCATATTGAATAATAAAGGCGGTAAAAATACCGTACATAATAGTGTATAACGGTAGTTTTATAAATCGCGGTTAAAGACTATTAATTAAGGGTAGTAAAGTTACCATAGGTTtgcagttaatagtctctaactacAGTTTATAAAACTATAATCATAGACTATTTATTACGATAATTTTACAGCACTTAATGATTGTAGTTAAAAGTTTCATTgctaaaaaaatgttgtttaaTAATGGTGGTAAAGTAACTGCAGTTAAAAATGATTAAGTATTGTAAGTTTACTACccttattaacaaatatatttttaactgcggtttttaaAACCGCAATTAGAGGCTATTAACGACAGTTAAATAAATcgtcattataaattattaagtgcGGTATTTTTCTgcttttattgattaattatttttaacagcGATTGACGACAAACATTTTACCGTCGTTAATATTCTTTAACAACGGAAAATATTTTATCcgcaattaaaattttctttcaacattattttttttatttaacttttatcttattaaaaatatataataatttatattaaaattaataaaaataatttaatcagttaaataatttaatattattattaaagtcaTGAGTTTAAatcttaaacaatttttttaatttattttgaaggaCACGTGAAGAAGGTGGGCTATGAGGCTGCCTAGCTTGCCTCATCCTAATCTCCCGGTCCATAAAGTACTctaaaaccaataaaaaaatggtaataataataaacacccATAGTCTTATCATTATAACTATGAAATCATAAATACGTGTTCTTATTGCAGTCACAAACACAAATCAAATTTATGGCGACAAACACCATAATTAACTGTATCATTATTGTTGGATATATCTAGATTCAAATGTCACTTTTCTAGacaaaaagttatttaattattattttcacttaATTATGCATTTgcaattgaatttttaataattgtaaaaacgtgtttacttaaaataaatcaattgaaATTCCAGATATATTATAGGTATAAAAAGTGTATGATAAAGATCATACAAATAAgacaaaaatatgatattttattaaaataacatatctAAAATGTTTCCGCAACATAAATTAGATTTGGGTCGTCCACTCGTCCGTACGTATGTTTCAGATCAAACTCATAATATGTTGTTATTGATCTTTTgttattattctataaaaaaaaatggggtatttaaaatttgtttaacattaattattaatatattcttatgtatttaaaatttaatttaaattaaagtagatgtattttaatatttttattgataagtgaagtgatttattaattaaattatagtgATATAATAAAGagttaatcttttaaaaattgagaaagtattcaaaataactcaaataatccAAGTTTAAAATAGCTCTAATAAAACAATCGAAATCAGAACCAATTCTCAAACTAACTTAATTTATCGTTCAACTTTCCAAACTAACCTATTTTGTTCaatcattcccaaactaacctaatttattattcactcagttttttttatatttatttatttattacatttaaattcattatatatatatatttaaattattattttttatatatttaattatctatattttaatatatatttatttatatttcaattattatttatataatataataaatattccttttaacattctaataaataataataaatttaaaatattttaaccataataatataataattaaccattCATAAAATGATTACAATCATCATTTCTCTAGATTATTGACGATTTTTCTCAAGACATCGTGGTTATGTCTCATATGACCTTCTTGGTCACACCTCTCACAAATGATTGTTCTTCGTAAGTTATCCATTTCGGTTTGAATACGTTGGCTTTGATCTCgtaagtttttttctttctcaaattttcattGGTAACAAGATTATCATATTTCTCTGAATCATGTGCTATTAGGAACGTCAAATATGAGTTGTTAGGTATGGGATAAAAATGATACTTCCACATCTTAAAAAATGTTGTTATatgtacaaaataataatttaaatatattaaatttataaaaactaataatttatatatatatatataatgaatttaaatgtaataaataaataaataaaaaaatttaaatagtaaaatagaTTATCTTagaaatgattaaataaaataagttagttAAAGAGCCCAACTAACTTGAAACTAACTTAGTTGAAACTCACCCTATTATGAAAGAATGGTGGATAGAAAAGGAAGTACTTACTTTTTATGGGGCTTCTCTTTCTATGTGAATAATtacggtttttttttttatgtttgtttggaaaggtttttattataatgaattataaaaaaaaaatgtatagatTCTTTTTCGTTTTAACTAGATTgacctatttttattttcataaaatttaatttttaaaagttgtattgtattgttataaataatataataaatataaaattaatatacatatcaaccaaacttataaatttataaattaaaagtcaGTTTTGAATTACACTTATTCATATCAAATTTAACAACGTATCAAAACGTCATTTCTCGGTTTCTCAGTAGACTCAGCTCGATCTAGCTCTAGCTCCACAtatgttttcaaacaaaaaccaaattaaataaatagattaaaatgatcctataataaaatcaatactCATACTGTTACGCTCTACTTTCCTACTTTCATGCACCTAAATTAACGTGATTTCGAACATAAATGCGGAAGCTCTAGGGTGCCTATTTGACATGATCATTGAAAAGGTTGATATAAAAGTTGGTTCTACGGTCTtggtccctcctcccacacacaTCTCCGGTACTATGCTCCACTCCAAATCTTCTTTCACCTGTCATAAAATCCGTTGGCTGGattcctacaccacacaagcatagtgagtctaggGACCCAACAAGTATTTAATAGAAGACATTCATTAGGCATTGCATTCATGAGTCTTTTTAAGGGTATCTCATCAGTCAATCATGTATAGTTGCATAGTTGAGACATATTTGGGACCCTTAGTCCGGAGAGTTGATCCTCCAAGGTAGGCATCCATTCGTCAATTCCACCAGCCATATTTTGGGAGCATCAGACCACTAGAGCTCATCCTGGTAGCCATCCTCCCGTATCCGTCAATTCCTTCATGATTATCTCTTAGATTCCATAACCCTTAACTTAAAACTTCATTCTTTAGAAAACCatggacttgcaatgaaaacatgctttgaaaaccatatgcatcgtttatataaatacatgaataaatagcaCTGTGTGGGTTTATAAATCAGTAGAAAAGAGTACTTGCCACATAATTCCTTGTTTGCGGaatcatcggtcggaccactCGGTCCTGGGTGCCATCATCCACGGTCCTAGATCTCTGTTAGGGCCGTAGATTCCTCGGTCTAGAAAAGCTAATTTTGGAACGTGACACATACTGTCAAAAGTATTAGTACATGCAGTATTATTGCATGTGAAATTGCTACAATGCATTTAAATAACCATGGCCTTAAAAGACTATGTCCACAAGGTACATCTTGCAACTATGGGCCCCTATGACTATTCAAAGAAGACACTTACATGTGCACAAAACCATGGTCTTAAAAGACTATGTCCAAAAGGTACATCTTACAACTATGGGCCACTATACATGTGCACAAATGTTGGCACGATGATAAGTCTTATACATAGTTGAGATGTATTATGACATTTGTGGTGAACGCCAGCACTTGAGAATTcgttacataatttatttattggtaACGTAATgcctaaaattaatttgaattaattctaATTCAAACACTATACATTACTCTTAATTGAAGAACATGACATTATACCAATTCTAATGATTAAATTTGAAAGTTCTTAATAGTTAAGAAAGTTCTTTGTTTAGACTTTGATTAAGACCTTtctgaaataaatatatatgttgatgacatagCAAAATATATACAATCATTTTGATGACGCATTTGTTAGCATAGTTAATAGATTTTGGAGGATATTTACCAATATTCGGTTCCTATTAGATAAGGTaagtttaactattaaaattatctaaattttaataaaaaaaaagaagaaaagaaaatgatatgTATGATATAGCTAAGAGagatttctattattattttcatacgAAATTATGTGAGCTAGGCCTAGAGAGTTTGTGTGAActacattttttatttgtaaaacaaaaaaagTTCTTACAATTTAAACATTACACTAAATCTgttatatcttttaattatagCGTAAATTTACAAACCCAATTGCTTACAtgataataaattgatatttgaatgTATTGAATTGAAAGACTTTAGGTTgatttgtatattagaaaagatatttatttttacaaaaagcATACTAACTACTAAGCTATATAAACGTAAATAATGTGAATAAGATTGAATACATTatgttgtaaataaaaataaaatagaaagatGATGGAATTGGgtgagataaaaataaatactcaaatttgtatttgtatgcatattataaatgttaattataaaaataaaatagaaagatGATGGAATTGGgtgagataaaaataaatactcaaatttgtatttgtatgcatattataaatgttaattagtataaatctcgtaagaataagaataaatataaaatattatttatttaaatatattagataaaattaatattattcaaatataattaattttaaattagttttagtcGGTAagaattaagtttaattttaaacttaatattaatatatattttatcccttCGGTACCCACTTAACCCTTCAATTGActttaatcttgtgactcacactttttcatatatattttttattcccTCGGCAAATCACCCACCAATTTTAGTCGatctcaattgatgacacacattttatatttagtCAAACTCAACCATTAACCCTCTAATTGACCCTCACCTTgcgactcacactttttcatatgtctctttatcccctcggcAAACCGTCCACTAACCTTAATCTTACGACTCACACATTTTCATATGCCTTTATCCCTCGAAAAATCAAtcatcaatcttagtcaaccGCTCTCTTTTACTCCCATTTCAACCA from Impatiens glandulifera chromosome 9, dImpGla2.1, whole genome shotgun sequence includes the following:
- the LOC124915513 gene encoding acetylserotonin O-methyltransferase-like encodes the protein MAKRNEEEANAQVNIWNYVFGFADMAVIRCAIDLDIPDILENHVADSPMTLSDLSSAVGCPPSTLHRIMRYLVNRRIFCEEPIEIDGSKSKGYVPTPISRLLMRNHNKSMASFIRLQSSPFMLAPWLGLSKSVLTDCKSHAFEVANGKDVWSYAEANADRIKMINDAMACDARLTVPAIIRGCPEVFQGLESVVDVGGGNGTTLNLLVEAFPWIRGINFDLPHVVSVAKECVGVEHVGGDMFKMIPKADAIFMKWTLHDWGDEDCIKILKNCKDALPKGKGKVIIAEALLKEDGVGVEEAEEKVKEEDDLEYVRLMLDMVMMAHTETGKERTLKQWEDVLNKAGFSRYTVHCIPAVQSVIVAYA